One genomic region from Halobacteriovorax sp. HLS encodes:
- a CDS encoding single-stranded DNA-binding protein, which produces MENKELFMGRLGVNPELKYTPSQKAVCELSVAVKHREGHTLWKKVVVWGRQAELCPLYLKKGYQVFVDGVREVREYTNKKGEVRQYEEIVARLVGFPNI; this is translated from the coding sequence ATGGAAAATAAAGAATTATTTATGGGACGTTTAGGAGTCAATCCAGAGCTTAAATATACACCAAGTCAAAAAGCTGTTTGCGAATTGTCAGTCGCAGTTAAGCACCGTGAAGGTCACACTCTTTGGAAGAAAGTTGTTGTTTGGGGAAGGCAAGCAGAGCTATGCCCTCTATATTTGAAAAAGGGGTATCAGGTATTTGTAGACGGTGTTAGAGAAGTTCGGGAGTACACAAATAAGAAAGGTGAGGTTCGACAGTATGAGGAAATTGTCGCTCGTTTAGTTGGTTTTCCAAATATTTAA
- a CDS encoding helix-turn-helix domain-containing protein: MGDNNKYNTTDKMCTKRYSSPDKSSSKNSSMLFDNRIWVDSKEAADYLRISYGALRNAVYRKQIIARKFRRRLYFKVSELNRLLENSIV, from the coding sequence ATGGGTGATAATAATAAATATAATACAACAGACAAAATGTGTACTAAGCGGTATAGTAGTCCTGACAAGAGTTCTAGTAAGAACTCTTCGATGCTCTTTGACAATAGAATATGGGTGGACTCGAAGGAGGCAGCTGATTACCTAAGAATCTCTTACGGAGCTTTAAGAAATGCTGTTTATAGAAAACAGATCATTGCTAGAAAGTTTAGAAGGAGACTCTACTTCAAGGTGAGTGAGCTTAATCGTCTGTTGGAAAATTCGATCGTTTAG